The genomic DNA aatgtacacagcATGCTTACCTAAGATAATATCGTCCCCAGGGGGTGACAAAGTAAAACTGGCCATTGCTGAGTTACAACATACAGTATGTAATGAAATATCCTCCCACCAGGGACACAGACTGCAACTAGCCATGGCCACTGTCACTAAATGTACAAGTAGCTAGGGGTAATCTAAATATTTGTCCAAGTACACGTGTCCTGACAAAGCAAATGGTAAACAGGTGTGTGTTGAGTTACGCCAATCACACTCGGCCTCCAATGATACATATATGGTTTGAAAACCACACTTGATAGACAATGTATCAAAGAGGGGCCTGAGGGCAGGGAGTTTGAATTGACAAGGGAAAAAAATTAAGCACTATCTTCTTGTAACAAAATGGATTGGCAGCCATAGGGAGCATGTGATTGATGTGAAGTAAATATAACACCTGGGAGATGAAGCCACTCAGattataaaatgatacaataCTTTGCATGTTGGCAGATAGATattatatttcaacaatttcctaACTGATGACTTTTATCGTTATTTACTCAGAAACGGCTTATAGTGAAATTGGTGCTTACTTCGATGTCAACATGTTCAGTGGTGAAGTATACGTCATCCAAGAACTGGTAGAAGAACTCTTAGGAGACCAAAACTTAACAATCTTGGTGAGATAATTAttttggtgatggtgatggtgatggtggtgatggtggctgttttatttttcacaatAAGAACACTAAGTATTCTAGGTTCAACTTGCAGTGCCTGCCCTGATGATTTAACCATAATATGTTATACTACACAGGCTGTTGAAAATGATGCTACTCAAACATGGGAGACTATAACCTCCGATACCACcgttcatttgaatatagtacCCTCCAATTCTGTaagtatacaaaatatttgaaatatattgactACTCTCAAGCTTGGCAGAACCCTGTATTTCTTTCTTAGAGAATAATATCTGCCAATGTTCTACAATGTGAAGACTACCGATACctttaataatgttaataataatgttgggttcttatatagcgctttcccacaccgtgctcaaagcgctttacaatttattacccctggctcggatcagaacggcacaacggccctttagtcttcctcaactccccggggagcatacaatccattgcagccatttcagcgcataggattaaagcgttcacattgcaacctacatcctaccaggtccccaattatacagctgggttgactgaagcacagttgtggttcaaatcttgcccaaggactttagcccaaggactttagccactcagaaacaaacagcagcaaCCTTTACATGTAAGCTCTATATTGTACAATACAGTTGTTTATCACAGTGAAGTATTATAATTCATTTAGAAAATATGAACATGTTACGTTTTATCTATGAAGAAGGCATGTCTTTTACTTCCATAAATCTCTGTATAGTATCAGTAATGATAATGGATACTAATCATTCCAGTATAATTTGACAAAAAGTAGTATTCAGACtgatatttttatattcaaaatcCAAGTAAACTacgtgtacatatgtatacaattCTGCTATCAGGTAGGTTCCAtaacaattttcttttgataGGCTCACATGTGTTTAGTCTCTAGCTCTTCCACCTGAAGATGTATCTACAGTTGAGATCGTTAAAATAGTTACTGTTATCATCCTTGCTGTGATAGCTATTGTCATTCTTGGATTCTGTATGTTCAAAACCATGTAAGTAAGAATATCACTAActcaaaacagttttaaaaaacaacCCAGTTACAGTTATTGCCGCTTTCAAAAATTTGCAGTCACTTGAAATTAGTGTAAGTACGTACAATACAGCATCATGTATTATTGTTCATCACAATGTTTATTTTCTACCCGAGTTGGTTTTCCACTTTCCACTTTCATTGACCATTGCATCACCTTGACATACCGTGTCTTGTCCCTCATCAGCAGTGCATCTCATACAAACACTGTCAGTGCTTTCATAGTCGAATTAGACTATGAGCATTGTTTTCATTCGTAGAATGACATATTCCGGCATTTCCTTTGACATTTAGATTGAAAGTTTCGGGCTGCCTGGTTGGCTTAGCACCTCATTAGTCACTGTCAGTGGAAATGTAACACCCATGTCGGTTATGTAcaagtgacatacatgtacagagatgTGTCAAAAAGCTTTGGCGGGGAGGCAATGTTATTGACCTTGGCTAATaaactaaccccccccccccccccccatgctaTACCATCCCATTCCTGCAAACAATCTAAATACATACCAATATTCAATAACCAATGTTGTACTTACACTATTTTAAAATGACTGCAAACGTTTTAAAGGTGCAACTggaatggttttttttttgaaactgttttgtcagATATAATTGCCATCTTGCAATATTGTTCACCATGAGATTGATGTAATGAATAccctgtgggtaaacatgttTGTGTAGCTGTATGGTTCActttatccaatcaaattgattgttGGGTCCATactcaaaaatcagcaccccaataACTCAAAATgacaacttattactatactacttatagatcgTATGGAGATCGATCTTTCAGCTACACCGCTGCAATTCTGTGGAACCAACAACGTAACACTGTTCATTCTGCACCAAGTATTGAGACTTTCAAATTAAGACTAAAGACATACCTTTTTGAGAGAGCTTATCTGTAACAGTTTCTATTGTAAAGTGCCAGTGAGCATCATTGATGGATACTAGGCACTATATAAATCTCTATTATTATAGATAGAATAGACCCCCAGtagacatgtacaatgtctaaatattgatgttttaacaaattttcaatgaataatgTTGGTTGTCTCATCAAAAAGAAAATACCCCTGTtaggcataaaaaaattgtgtggttccgattacattcaattttaaaataggtgtaggtaggtatattttttatttcattttttgattttttttgttttttcatatatgagtgtctaggtcaggtagttatattttctgttgatttctatatggtctctgtgttattggcttcttctcatcagatgtacagccattacggattggaagaacagttttatattgtctttttttcagttgatgtctgTTCCGcttccactatttcttgcgagacttcaaaatttttacgattttcttattttttttcacgaatgtgtaaaaaaaaagaaagtttagcatcggtgtgaaaaactaggtgagggtcgggtaaccggaaccaaacaactttttttatttggccttacagCTAATACTGCTTTAAGATTCATAGTACAAAGATGCTCAGTGctgaaaatgatataattttgatGACTAGAATGTTTAATCATTGTACACATTGTGTTTATTTAGGAAGCGATGCaagaaaaataaagttttacCGACCTGAATATACAAGAAGTTATCAAACCCTTACGACAGAAAGGACTATGTAACCTCAAAGTGTGAAatctttcaacatttttttcaagaTCAAAGACACGAAGTAAACACCAATAGGAAATATGAGAGGAAGTTGACAGTTGAAACAATATGTGTCATTGCTTAATAAACTAAAGAAATTAGTGAATAGATCTTTTGAAATATCTTAGCATGTCACAAGAATATATGGGACTGgtatcattttatttaaactCATTTGATTTCCCAAATTCTTTTCAATAAAATTAATTCCCATTATAATAACAGtaaacaatgtacatattatttctgtgttttttcgttgtgttttgtttctttGACTCGAAACTTACAAAGTTTCAACaaatcaaacatttattttgtgcTTATGAATCTACCATAGAaggtgtagtctgtaaggtacgccgtgacagtgcgccctcaaacatcggccaacccctaaaggaggccggtgagggcgaaacgtcacgacgtatcttacagtctatagaAGGTGTAGACACTTCATAATCGTTGTCAACTATTACTCTAACTAAATCTGTGTTTTCCCTTCTTTAATTAGTATCAACATACACAATTATGACTTACAGATATTTGGATGAAAAGttaaaagttgatatttatatacatatactattgtcACTAAATAGTTGATGGTATAAAACCCTTTGATGTTCACAtctctaaaataaaatttcagaaaGTTTTCTTTACGTGTGTTTGACATGATCAAAGAGACTTCTCTGcagtaaaaaaatattatttaaggTGTTTTTCTCTGATTTTAactaataaaatttaaaaaaaaacagaccaTTACATTTGCTTCTGTGTATTTTGtagataaattttatttaaaaccGATGTTTTGGCAAAAAATGAGAATAAATATAGAGACTGTTACATTGGAATTATGTATGAATTGACTTGATGGTGTAAAATCATGCTAACGAGGTATAATTTTGCACAAATAATTTTACCGCTAAAGAAAAATCGTTTTTTCACTCATTTGATATTCTTGTACAAAATAGTGTTTGTTCACAGTCTATAAttgatttcaaaaataataatagatGAAATATGAATTAGCAATTAATTATTCGTTTGTTAATTAATTAgcaattaattattcatttgttaattaattagCAAACCTCTAAATATGAGTATAaatgacacacaaacacaacaagCACACCTTTTTTTCAAGAAGAAGCATTCTTTATTCTTATTCATGTTCATCTACAATATCAATACATAGATCAAATAACAGATATAATAAGATCTCACATATCCCTACTTTATCAGATATGTACAACCTAAACTTCAAACCAGGGTATATGTTTATAAATAATGCGATCAGTTTAGTAGTTTGGAGCAAGTGTGTGTGGGGGTAGATATCATGTGCTTATGCATGATTGGCTctgtagttgtcttcactgaagaagggagggttatttttgtgtttccacacagatctgcagactgcatgggctggacaaataGATTGACGAGGGTATTTAATTGATGTGCACGCTGACCAGAAatgattgtttttttctttggccTTCGGGGAAAATGGAAAGGGTTCTTGATATTGAAGTATCTCTTTTAAAGGGATTCCAGAAGCACTTGTGACAATGATGTACAGctcgtttcatgttagtgttcactggctgtgtttgatacaaccatgtagaagtcaactgcacatgctacactgcAAGATTGCAATTTTTTGGTTCATTTTGTCTAGATGAAGTAAACCGTAAATGTACtacaactagacacagacacacaggcaccaatattttgatgtctgcatggtggcatgcAAGTTGTCCTTCCCATCAGTGATTTGAAGAAAATCCCTAGTCATCCGTACTATTTAGTCTTGGACACCAAGTCTAAATTACAGCCCTTTTCATGTTAGTATTCCCTGGTTTTGTTCATACAAGCATGCAGAAGTCGATAACATGCTATGAACTTCACATGCTCAATGAATACAGtgttttgcaacattttgtctaaatttaacaaacacacaaaattgTTATTAGTAATGAAACTATGTTCCTACATGTATGAATTGAAAGTTTTAGATACATATTCAAAATACAATAGAtaattaatttgtattgaaggtaaaataaaaaattaacataatacTAAATTAAGTATCTTCTACTGTTATTACCGTTCCACAATTATTCATTGGTTATAATATACAACTCTTTATCTCcaaaattacaaacacagaataacatttcataaatacatatattgactGACAAAATGTCGAGGTATGAAAATATTACCATTATGTTGCCCATAAATGTATACTGGCTAATATCTCTTTTAAAGTGAAGGTTGGCAAATCATAAACTTTTGAAGGTTAAAATATGGGTTTAAATAGTACTTGTCACTTTTAGTGATATTAGTGTTGTTTTCTTGTTGATTTCTTGCTTGGAATATGTTGGAAAATGTACTTGGTTTCTTCAAATCTATTTTAATAGATTTATAGattcaaatttaatttccaTGACATTTTTTGTGATTGACAGGTTAAACACAAATCAAGAATACATATTATTTCTGCTGGTACAAATCTCCCCTCCATACTTTCATATTAGGTATCTCATGAATGGTTAGGAGAAAGTGATtacttctatactgtgtaaTAAAAGTTCATAGAGGGATTATCGTGATGCCGGCCATGAAGTGGCATTACCATaaacagggctcgaaattaacagtagtcccgtatccacagactaccaattcttaccatagggctaccataatttgtagctggtagtccTGTATCCACaaactaccaattcttgtcatagggctaccataatttgtagctggtagtcctgaatccacagactaccaattcttgtcatggggctactaTGATTTGCTgatggtagcccactcaggttaccactgattatgtgatgatttaaggatggaagatttacagacatattttaataacaaacatatttccaatagaggaactctgttttcagttcaggaatataggactattggtcaccatccttgggctaccaatttctgaaattggtagcctaccaggactaccaaagaaaacagTTTCAAGCCCTGCATAAATGGTGTGAACAACTGATACCGTGTAGAAAATACAAGTCCCATGGGATTTACTATATTAACGTCTTATACGTCATTTTCCTCACAAAAGACAAATGAAAGTACACATCGCATAGCCTGGCACAATATGGATTTCAATTATTCTACACGCAATATTTTTTACTGGTTTGTGAATAAAAGGTAAATAAATTTCATATGACCATGAAAACTAGCGTGATTGCATTACATGCTTTTAATCAACAACCCTCTTATGCAATCACACGAGATTTCTTCCTTGAATAGATTATtagcccacaagtgactgtgtgtTGGTTATATTCTATCAAGATTTCTAGACTACAGGGTATCGTCACCAGGAGCTTTGTTACCGTTCCACTTCATCTCAATCATCTTTAGGACCGAAGATAACATCATGgatctaaaataaatataaaatcaaaatacaatatGATTACAAAGATATTTACCAAACTGAAACATATTGTCACACCACAAGGGGGCTTAGgttcagttagttttgtttaggAAAACAGCCAAATactaacaaacaaaaagaaacaaataaataaaacaaagaaagaaacacaaacaaacaaatactgacaaatagtcacaatttttaaacaaaactaAATGAGCTTGAGCCCCCTGTGATCACACTCACAAGTCTAGAATCTATTGTAACGACAGATCTAGAATCTCTCATATCAAGTAATATTCTGCATCACAAATAAGCTTGCCTCGTATGACCAGCAGGCTTTCTCTGTGGAGATCACACTATCAATGTTTGTTGACGACGACACTACAATAATACCGATGTACAGTCATCCTCTGACCACTATGCTTGGATTCAACCGCTGGGATGTTTACAAGTTATGACCAATGTACACCATATCGGGGCGCCCTCACGCGGCATAACACAAACTTCATTCACAAGACCGTTGAGGGTGGAGCGACACATCGTATTTTGCAATCGGTCTGCTCTATGTTACTTACTAGTACTATTCGGAATAAGTTTGTGACGTAAAGGAGTCTAGTACTCTAATAAGAGATGACGTCATCCATATctgtttgataaatattttactatcATGGATGTACTGGCATATAAAAATGTAGCATTTACAAATGTGTGTTCGGAGTAAAAGCAGTGACGAAAAATAAACCACATTCGATACAACCGTTGAAATGCAACTGTAGCATACCTTAATGCGTGCAGGAGCCTTAAGCAAGTACATCACGGTGTCGGCTATGTCACCAACCGTCAATAACTGTACGTATAAAAAAGGAGAAATAACACATCCTTTCGAAAACAGTTATTTTGGCAATTAtagcacaaacaaacaaaatatataatgttacTAGTAAAAATACTACTGAATGTTGAAaacaattaaacattaacagtaaTTATAATGACGGTATACTTGAAAGTGGCAGTCAGAAAATTACACGTGACACATAACTTCATGGTTATGAATTCGGGGTCCGAAGTTAGAAATTGTTTTTGATCGCATGTTTTTATGCAAAAATGTGATAaacaatgaaaaaatgaaataacgtACCTCTTTACTTTGTTGATAAGCAAGTACGGCTTCCTTGTGGTCAGGATACATGCGTAAAGCAAAATCAGAGATAACTGTGCCGGGCGAAATCATCTGGAATTTAAAAAGGGAAATGTAGTCAGAGTGTAGCGTGGAGAGCGTGTAGAGTCAACACATGACAGCTGTCTTTTGCAACCAAGGTGTGTCTTGTTTTGGAAAATAGCTTCACGCTCTCTGAGTCTTAATTCCAACAGCACACATCATAGGTCGACAGGCATTCGCCTACATACATATAAGATACTTTTATACATGGTATAAACAACATACTAACAGTTTGAAATGAAACTTTTGAACAACATAGCAAACAGATCTTCATTGCCAAATATCGAAACTTACCGATATTCGTATGTTCGATCCCGCCTCGAGTAATTCCTGACGGACGCCCTCAGTCAGGGCTTTCACCATTGCTTTCGTTCCTGAATAGAAATATGTGTTGCTCCATTCTTTTTTTATTGCATGACCTGCAAGACTGTATAATCATAAACAGTTAGCAGCATGAAAAACAACAGTTGGCAACAATTACTTCAGGCATTAATACATTgcctaattacaaaaaaaatcgttatttatgcaaacacctaattaatatgcatggtATATTTACCAAAAGCTAATCAGTTCTAAACATATCCCAAAATaagatgtgtaccaaatttcgtttgaattgagccagtcgtttttgagaaaacaatgacacagggagacagacatacatacatcgccatactataaCCGTAATGTCGATGCAGGCCTCTAGTGACATCAAGCACTGGTACGGTGTTGACGTAATATGGGTTTCTCCGACATTTAGTAAACGTGTATACtaattaaaattcaaatatgTATCATCGAATGTATGTCGTTTATTTATCATGTCCTAATGCGAGGTTTGGGTTCTACCAAAAGCAATTGATGGTTGAGTACGCTTTGGTAAAGAGTCAACAGGTGTCTTTTCAGAAAACTATACTCTCGACTTGTGTTTCCACGGTGGTGACATGCACACATACCTTCCAATGTTGATGACGTAGCCGTCATCTATCCCTCGTTCCTTCATTGATTTGATAGCTTCCCGGGTACATATCGACAGACCCAACACGTTTACCTGTACGAAAGTATCATTTATCAGTCAACTTGACATTTTTAGGTACATAAACTCACGTGAGAGGGGCACGGTTTATCTCGGACCACTGTGGTTTTATCTAGCAAAGTGTTACTTCAGTTTGAGTTATATACTACTTAGCTATCAGTAGAACATCTGACCTACTAAAACGGTCAGATGATTTGAACATATAGGTAGACATGAGCAGAACGGTTCattttagaccagtttagacCAGAATGTAGAGACACTTGTTTAGAAGCTGTTTCTGTTGGGATATTTTAACGGTTGTGGAAAGAGGGGGGAGGGAGTAGTTGACTAACTCAGGTGCGGTCCTCGCCTAGCTGTAATGATTGCTGAAGACTTCATAACATGAACCCAACCACCCATCCTAAAGGGAAATCAATTGCAAACGATTGAGTTTGCAGTACCACCAACCAATAGCATATCATATAAATATGggagctcagaccactatgtaTGTTCTATGTTGGTCTGAGATGAGAGTATTATTATAATTGTTCCTTGTGTTGTGTAAGTACTCTGTCGGATAAAGGATTCTATGAAGTTATCTTACTGAA from Glandiceps talaboti chromosome 22, keGlaTala1.1, whole genome shotgun sequence includes the following:
- the LOC144452540 gene encoding dehydrogenase/reductase SDR family member 11-like, translating into MEAWKGRVALITGASSGIGAELAKQLSQHGIKVIGCGRTVDKIQELKTENGGLENSSGTHIRAIKCDMRSEREILAMFEIIKEHYGGVDICINNAGLAFPEKLLCGDTEKWREMFEVNVLGLSICTREAIKSMKERGIDDGYVINIGSLAGHAIKKEWSNTYFYSGTKAMVKALTEGVRQELLEAGSNIRISMISPGTVISDFALRMYPDHKEAVLAYQQSKELLTVGDIADTVMYLLKAPARIKIHDVIFGPKDD